From the Flavobacterium gyeonganense genome, the window AAGCTTTGTGCTTGTGTTTTTTTTAACGGCAAATCTATTTGCCCAGGACGATTTGCTAAATCAGTTAGACACCATTAAATCAGATGAAAAACAAATAGAAATTGCCGCTTTCAAAGGTTTGCAGATAGGTAACATGCAATCTACAAAGCTACCTGCAAAAGGAGAATGGTATATGCTTGTTTCACACCGTTTTGGTGATTTATCTGAAGGATTTAATAATTTCTTTGGTTTAGATAATGCCCTTACAAAATTTGGCGGAATCTATGGTGTAACAAACTGGCTAAGCTTTGGTGCTACACGCCATACCTATAATAAAATCTATGAAGTTACAGCCAAATATAAAATGGCGAATCAGGAAGTAAACGGATTTCCTGTTACAATTGTGGGATATAATACGATGGATATCAATAGCGCACTGGAAAAAGAAATATATCCGAACATTCAATTTTCGGATCGTTTGGCTTTTACAACTCAATTGCTAGTTTCCAGAAAAGTAAATGAAAAGCTTTCTGTCGAATTGGGACTTATTAATGTTTACAAAAATTTATACGACGATTCAATTGAACAGCAAAATGTATTTTCTGCAGCAGGAGGGTTACGATATAAAATTGCCAAAAGAATGAGCGTTAATCTTGAATACGCCGCGCGTGTCATTACAGAAGAAAAAGCTACAGACCCCTATCATAATCCGCTTACAGTTGGTTTAGATATAGAAACCGGGGGACACATTTTTCAACTCGTATTCTCAAACAGCCAGCCTATGAATGATGTTGCAGTATTCTCAACTGCGTCAGGAGACTGGAATAAAGGAAAGATTTATTTTGGATTTAACATGTACAGATCCTTTTAAAACAACAACTATTTAAGTTAAAATATCATCTCAATATGAAAAAGAATATATTAATAATACTATTTTCCTGTGCTGCATTTTTAGTCTCGTGTACACCAAGAACTTACGAAGAAATTTCAGAAACAGAGACAAATACTTCACCTACTTATACAGCAAACGTTGGTCCAGTCATACAAGCAAATTGTGTGAGCTGTCACTCAGCAGGAGGCCGATTCCCAACTTTACAGACTTACGAGCAGGTAAAAGATGCCACTCAAAACGGTGACCTAATTTGCAGAATTGACCAAACTCAGTCTTGCGGAAACGTAATGCCGAGATCGGGAGCCATGCCAAGACAAACTATTGATATGATTATACTTTGGCAAAAAGAAGGATATAAAAATTAAAATATATTTAAAATGAAAGAAATAATAATATCTGCATTGTTTTTATTAGCGGGAAACGTAGTTTTTTCGCAAAAGATGATCACCAGAACCGGTGAAGTAAAATTTGAAGCTTCCATGCCTGCTTTTGAGGAGGTAGCGGCGACTAATAAAACAACCTCCTGCATTCTTGAAAAAAGTACAGGTGACTTTGTAGCCCTCACCCTGATAAAATCATTCAAATTCAAAGCACCTTTAATGGAAGAACATTTTAATGAAAATTATATGGAATCTTCCCAATATCCAAAAGCGACTTTTAAAGGAAAGATTTTAAATTTTGATGCCAAAAAATTGTCTGCTTCAAAAACAGCTTACGATTTAGAAGGTGATTTAACCATTCATGGTGTTACTAAAAAAATAAAAACCAAAATCAATCTTACCTTAAACGGGGCCAAAATTCTGGCATCTAGTGCAATTTCAGTTAAACCACAGGATTACAAAATTGAAATTCCAAGCCTGGTAAAAGGAAAAATTGCCGAAAACGTAAAAGTTGCCATGAATTTCGTTCTTGAAGCTAATTAATCAAAACTATTTCTACTATGAAAAAATTAGTATTGCTTACAATGTTGCTTTTCTTTTCTATTTCTAAAGCACAAGACAAAACCGTTTTTGATGTTGCAAGAAACGGAACTTTAGCAGAGATTCAAAACCTAAACAAATCAAACCCGGATTTAATCAATTCGCTTAACGAAAATAAAACAAGTCCGTTGATCCTGGCTTGCTACAGAGGAAACCTTGAAGTTGCGCAATTTTTAATAGAAAATGTAAAAGATATTAACTACAATTCTGATATGGGAACGGCTCTAATGGCGGCAACGTATAAAAACCAGCCACAATTAGTAAAACTATTATTAGAGAAAAAAGCAAATCCAAATGCAACAGATGCAAACGGAATAACAGCATTGTCACTCGCTGTTCAATTTAAGAATACTGAATTAGTAAAAATGCTTTTAGATTATAAAGCGGATAAAACAATTAAAGATAACAAAGGAAAAACAGCATTTGAATATGCTGTTTTTTCTCAAAATGAACCCATCATTAACCTTTTAAAATAAGTAAATCATGAAAAAAATTACTCTTTTAACTTTTTTATTAATTGGTATAAGCTGTTTTGCCCAGCAAAAATCGACAGGAGATGTTACTTTGTCAAATAATATGACAGCCAATTTAACATTAAATAACAACACATCAAAAGCCACTATTAAACTCACCGGCCCTTCTGATAGATGGTTTGCTTTGCAGTTTGGAAATTTTGCAAATGGTGGTGGTATGGTCTCAGGACAAGATTTAATATACTCAAACGGGAGCACTCTGGTTGATGCAAGACAAAACGGAGTTGGCGTTACTCCAAGTACAGATGCTACACAAAACTGGACTGTAACTTCTAATACCGTAGTCTCCGGAATTAGAACTATAATAGCAGAACGAAATTTTTCAACCGGTGATGCAAATGATTATACCTTTAATTATACAAACACTACTATAGATTTTGCATGGGCCAAAAATAGCTCTGCCGGACAATCACTAAACAATCATGGAGGAAACCGCGGATATGCTATAGATACAGCTTTATCTACTACTTTGGGTGTAGAAGATTTTGGGTTAAAAGCATCTTCAATTTCTCCAAATCCATCAAACGGAAATTTTACCATTGAAACGAAAACAGGTTTAGATAAAATAAATGTATATTCTTTAGTAGGGACACTTGTTGAGAGTATTGAAGTAAAAAACAAAGCTAATACTGTTGATGTATCATTGAAAAGTTTGCAATCTGGAATTTACCTAATAGAATTGCAAAACGATCAGGAAAAAACGTGGAAAAAAATAATTATCAAATAGTTGGAAGGCTGTCAAAAGCCAAAATTAATTGTTAGAATAAAGTGTCAAAACTATTTAACTCCAAAATAGTTTGACGCTTTTTTTATTGCATATCATGTTTTAATATTTCAATCGAAAGTTATTCAGACAAAAAAAGAGGTTAGAAAAAACTCTAACCTCTATCAAAAAAAAATAAAAAAAACCAAGTTATTAACTAATTGAAAGTTAAATATTGTAATCTCTTAGAATGTTGTAGTACTATTTGCCTGATATGCGAAGTTAAAAGTATAGAATCTGGATTCAGATGTTGCAGTTGGAGTTGCCGGAGCTCCTTTGTAATAGCTTAAAAATTCAACTTTTGCATATTTACCATCGTGAGTTTTTACAACAAATACCTTTCCTGCTTTGGCGGTAATTATATGAGTCTGTCCGTTATAATCATACCAAGCATTTGCTCCTGAAGTTGGAAATGCATACACTGAAGCCGCATCCTGAGTGAAAGTGTTTGCAACCGGAAATGTTGTAACACTGGCAAATGCTCCAGAAACAATACTCACAGCACCTGATCCTGTTCTTGATGGTTCACCTGCATCTTCAGCATTATATTTAGCTCCTCCATTTACGATAATTACTGTACCACGGAATGCGATGTCCCATTTATCTGTAGTGACAATTTTATTTTCAGAAAAACTGAATTTTGTGAATTCACCTCCAACTGGCTGTCCTTGCCCGCCTGTTTGTGGCGCCGGAAGATCAGAAACTTTTATAGTTTCAACAGCCGGAATCGTATCGTTATTATCATCGTCACTACTGCAAGATGCTGTAAAAATAAATAATGCTAAAAATGAAAGTTTTAAGAATTGTGTTTTCATGGTAAAGGTGTTTAAATAAATATTAATTAAAAATTATATTGAATTCTTGCAAAAAGCTGTCTTCCGGCAAGGCTCGGAATCTGTCCCGGATCTGTATAATCAAATAAATTATTAGCCCCAGCCTGAAGCATTAATTTATCAGCTACAGTTTTTGAAATTGATAAATTGGTTAAAAAGTAGTCATTTACAAATTTGTCGTATTTATCCAGAATGCTATTTCCATTGCTATCAAACATTCCGTATTTACTTTTATAAAAAACACGCAAATTAATATCGGTTTTTATCTTTGGAATCGTGTACAAAACTTTAAGATTGGCTGTATGTTTTGATCTGTTATATATTCCAAAATAATCTGATTTATTGATTTTAACCGTTTGTAGCTCTGAATTACGGATATATTGATAGTCTTCAAAATTGTCAACAACATCCTCATTTTTGGCAATTAAATATTGGTATCCTAATGATAAAGAGAATTCTTTGGTAAAACTATACGTTGAATTATACTCTATACCATAGGTGAAAATTTTATCGAAATTAGAATAACTAAAAATATTCTGACCGTTTGTTTTTTGAGCCACAACCTGTGTATCAATCAAATTACTAATAGTATTGTAGAAGGCATTGATATCCATTCTTAGTTTATTTCTTTTATAATAAGTTCCAAAATTGAAATTGATTGAACTTTCTGCTTCTAATGGTTTGTCAAAACTAATTCCTGCTATTCTGGATAAAAGCTGTCCCTGCTCTTCAAACTGATCCAGACGAGCTTCGGCAACATTATACCCTAAAACGGTGTAACCAACAGAAGGATTCGTAAAATCGAAATACAACTGACGGAAATCCGGTGCTTTATAGCCATACCCAACCGAAGATTTTAAAGATAAATTATTATTAATTTTATAATTTACAGCTAGCTTAGGACTTAACTGCGATGCATAAACACTATGATTATCATACCTGAATCCGGCCAGAATATTCCACTTCTCAGTAGGATTGTAATCATATTGTACAAAAACATACTGCGAATTAAATTTCACATTATCTTTAAAATAGGTTCTGTCCAGACTTTCATAATTTAATCCTACTCCGGCTGTTAACTTGTCCTTATTTATTGAAACAGTAGTTCTGACCTCGGGTCTGAAAAGCCATTGGTCGTAATATGTATCTTCATAACGAACATCGCTCTGGTCATTTAAAAACGAATCATTTTTATAATTGGTCGCATAAAATTCATATTCAGAATATACTTTAGGAGTCCATTTGTGTTCTAATTTGATTTGCGAATTCCATTCGTTTTCCTTTGCTTCGCCACTATATATTTCAGATCCAATCACAGCTGCATTATCTGCTTTTTGATTAAAAAAACGATTACTTACAATTAGTTTCAGATTTTCAGAAAAATCATAATATAATTTTGGCTGAATTGTAGTATTATAGTATCCTTCTACATTTTTCAGTACTGAACTTTCGTTCAAATCAAATCCATCGGTTGAATAATAGTTAGCAAACAAATTGGCTGCAAATTTCTTTTTCTTCCAAAGCAAATTAGCATTGGCATCACTGGTATTAAATGTTGCATACCTATAAGAAAGACCGCCTGCCAACATATCTTTCTTAGGTCTTTTTGTAATTACATTAATAACTCCACCCATTGCTTCAGAACCATATAAAGCTGATGATGCACCTTTTACAATTTCAATTCTCTCAATATTTCCAACAGAAATCCTGGACAAATCCAAAACTCCTGAACTTCTTCCTACAAGTGGCAAACCATCAATCAAAATCATGGTGTAAGCAGCGTCCATTCCCTGTATTTGA encodes:
- a CDS encoding T9SS type A sorting domain-containing protein, with protein sequence MKKITLLTFLLIGISCFAQQKSTGDVTLSNNMTANLTLNNNTSKATIKLTGPSDRWFALQFGNFANGGGMVSGQDLIYSNGSTLVDARQNGVGVTPSTDATQNWTVTSNTVVSGIRTIIAERNFSTGDANDYTFNYTNTTIDFAWAKNSSAGQSLNNHGGNRGYAIDTALSTTLGVEDFGLKASSISPNPSNGNFTIETKTGLDKINVYSLVGTLVESIEVKNKANTVDVSLKSLQSGIYLIELQNDQEKTWKKIIIK
- a CDS encoding TonB-dependent receptor plug domain-containing protein → MKIKITLSTLFVFCQITIAQQMQKDSIETNELSEVKVTTATRTERVISSLPLPMTIITAETIIKSGVTRLNEILNEQTGIILIPDESGFEGIQIQGMDAAYTMILIDGLPLVGRSSGVLDLSRISVGNIERIEIVKGASSALYGSEAMGGVINVITKRPKKDMLAGGLSYRYATFNTSDANANLLWKKKKFAANLFANYYSTDGFDLNESSVLKNVEGYYNTTIQPKLYYDFSENLKLIVSNRFFNQKADNAAVIGSEIYSGEAKENEWNSQIKLEHKWTPKVYSEYEFYATNYKNDSFLNDQSDVRYEDTYYDQWLFRPEVRTTVSINKDKLTAGVGLNYESLDRTYFKDNVKFNSQYVFVQYDYNPTEKWNILAGFRYDNHSVYASQLSPKLAVNYKINNNLSLKSSVGYGYKAPDFRQLYFDFTNPSVGYTVLGYNVAEARLDQFEEQGQLLSRIAGISFDKPLEAESSINFNFGTYYKRNKLRMDINAFYNTISNLIDTQVVAQKTNGQNIFSYSNFDKIFTYGIEYNSTYSFTKEFSLSLGYQYLIAKNEDVVDNFEDYQYIRNSELQTVKINKSDYFGIYNRSKHTANLKVLYTIPKIKTDINLRVFYKSKYGMFDSNGNSILDKYDKFVNDYFLTNLSISKTVADKLMLQAGANNLFDYTDPGQIPSLAGRQLFARIQYNF
- a CDS encoding YceI family protein, with protein sequence MKEIIISALFLLAGNVVFSQKMITRTGEVKFEASMPAFEEVAATNKTTSCILEKSTGDFVALTLIKSFKFKAPLMEEHFNENYMESSQYPKATFKGKILNFDAKKLSASKTAYDLEGDLTIHGVTKKIKTKINLTLNGAKILASSAISVKPQDYKIEIPSLVKGKIAENVKVAMNFVLEAN
- a CDS encoding DUF5777 family beta-barrel protein, whose translation is MRNFLSFVLVFFLTANLFAQDDLLNQLDTIKSDEKQIEIAAFKGLQIGNMQSTKLPAKGEWYMLVSHRFGDLSEGFNNFFGLDNALTKFGGIYGVTNWLSFGATRHTYNKIYEVTAKYKMANQEVNGFPVTIVGYNTMDINSALEKEIYPNIQFSDRLAFTTQLLVSRKVNEKLSVELGLINVYKNLYDDSIEQQNVFSAAGGLRYKIAKRMSVNLEYAARVITEEKATDPYHNPLTVGLDIETGGHIFQLVFSNSQPMNDVAVFSTASGDWNKGKIYFGFNMYRSF
- a CDS encoding HmuY family protein, coding for MKTQFLKLSFLALFIFTASCSSDDDNNDTIPAVETIKVSDLPAPQTGGQGQPVGGEFTKFSFSENKIVTTDKWDIAFRGTVIIVNGGAKYNAEDAGEPSRTGSGAVSIVSGAFASVTTFPVANTFTQDAASVYAFPTSGANAWYDYNGQTHIITAKAGKVFVVKTHDGKYAKVEFLSYYKGAPATPTATSESRFYTFNFAYQANSTTTF
- a CDS encoding ankyrin repeat domain-containing protein: MKKLVLLTMLLFFSISKAQDKTVFDVARNGTLAEIQNLNKSNPDLINSLNENKTSPLILACYRGNLEVAQFLIENVKDINYNSDMGTALMAATYKNQPQLVKLLLEKKANPNATDANGITALSLAVQFKNTELVKMLLDYKADKTIKDNKGKTAFEYAVFSQNEPIINLLK